A section of the Agrococcus sp. SGAir0287 genome encodes:
- a CDS encoding alkaline phosphatase family protein, with protein MEPTSERGAREGAPTTRRDFLRASGLGVAGLAIGSVAAASGRSGTDAEHGFAPLPARPEPGFDHVVVLMFENRSFDHMLGRLYDDEHPPPRGQSFEGLQTGSYANAAPDGTVVPVHVYAGSTDRIMSQPDPDPGEFYSHVNTQLFDVVDPATNADLVAHGLSAPWNAPPEGATPTMSGFVRDYVTAFRLERGVDPTPEQYAAVMGGFSPEMLPVLSTLASGFGVYDHWHCAVPSQTFCNRSFFHASTSHGFVTNVLDGGQSKWLDADAVPTIFDRLEDAGRTWRVYYDAEQVVSLTGLLHAPSLERFWKTNFRGMEQFHRDAANGDLPDYAFIEPRMVFDHNDMHPPVTTPRDSAAQQVRTTEAAASDVRAGEALLAEVYTAIRTSASPTGSNAMNTALLVTFDEHGGIYDHVPPPSATPPHASAEPGEMGFRFDRLGPRVPAIVISAYTEEGSVLHHPMHHGSVIRTLCEQHGLAPLTRRDADAPSLRTAITLDRPRQPALWPQVHRPYVPPNPEAGGPAPTDDERRHRPLTPPALGLIGLLLARYEPGAPLPSDYGDAYEVLHRHGDGLFGVRD; from the coding sequence GTGGAGCCGACGAGCGAGCGAGGAGCACGCGAGGGCGCGCCGACGACGCGCCGCGACTTCCTGCGCGCCTCCGGCCTCGGCGTCGCGGGCCTCGCGATCGGCTCCGTCGCCGCGGCGAGCGGCCGGTCGGGCACCGACGCCGAGCACGGCTTCGCGCCGCTGCCCGCGCGCCCCGAGCCCGGCTTCGACCACGTCGTCGTGCTCATGTTCGAGAACCGCAGCTTCGACCACATGCTCGGGCGCCTCTACGACGACGAGCATCCGCCGCCGCGCGGCCAGTCGTTCGAGGGGCTGCAGACCGGCTCGTACGCGAACGCCGCGCCCGACGGCACCGTCGTGCCCGTGCACGTCTACGCCGGCAGCACCGATCGCATCATGAGCCAGCCGGATCCCGATCCGGGCGAGTTCTACTCGCACGTCAACACGCAGCTGTTCGACGTCGTCGACCCCGCGACGAACGCCGACCTCGTCGCGCACGGCCTGTCCGCGCCGTGGAACGCCCCGCCCGAGGGCGCGACGCCGACGATGTCGGGCTTCGTGCGCGACTACGTCACCGCCTTCCGACTCGAGCGCGGCGTCGATCCGACGCCCGAGCAGTACGCGGCGGTCATGGGCGGCTTCTCCCCCGAGATGCTGCCGGTGCTCTCGACGCTCGCGAGCGGGTTCGGCGTCTACGACCACTGGCACTGCGCCGTGCCGTCGCAGACCTTCTGCAACCGGTCGTTCTTCCATGCGAGCACGTCGCACGGCTTCGTCACGAACGTGCTCGACGGCGGGCAGTCGAAGTGGCTGGATGCCGATGCCGTGCCCACGATCTTCGACCGGCTCGAGGACGCCGGGCGCACGTGGCGCGTCTACTACGACGCCGAGCAGGTCGTCTCGCTGACCGGCCTGCTGCACGCGCCGTCCCTCGAGCGCTTCTGGAAGACGAACTTCCGCGGCATGGAGCAGTTCCACCGCGACGCCGCGAACGGCGACCTGCCCGACTACGCCTTCATCGAGCCGCGCATGGTCTTCGACCACAACGACATGCATCCGCCGGTCACGACGCCGCGCGACTCGGCGGCGCAGCAGGTGCGCACGACCGAGGCCGCGGCGTCCGACGTGCGCGCCGGCGAGGCGCTGCTCGCCGAGGTGTACACCGCGATCCGCACCTCGGCGAGCCCGACGGGATCGAACGCGATGAACACGGCGCTGCTCGTCACGTTCGACGAGCACGGCGGCATCTACGACCACGTGCCGCCGCCGTCCGCCACGCCGCCGCACGCCTCCGCCGAGCCCGGCGAGATGGGGTTCCGCTTCGACCGGCTCGGCCCTCGCGTGCCGGCGATCGTCATCTCGGCGTACACCGAGGAGGGATCCGTGCTGCACCACCCCATGCACCACGGATCCGTCATCCGCACGCTGTGCGAGCAGCACGGCCTCGCACCGCTCACGCGCCGCGACGCCGACGCGCCGAGCCTGCGCACCGCGATCACCCTCGACCGGCCGAGGCAGCCGGCGCTGTGGCCGCAGGTGCATAGGCCGTACGTGCCGCCGAACCCCGAGGCGGGTGGACCGGCCCCCACCGACGACGAACGACGGCATCGGCCGCTGACCCCGCCCGCCCTCGGCCTCATCGGGCTGCTGCTCGCGCGCTACGAGCCGGGAGCGCCGCTGCCGTCGGACTACGGCGACGCCTA
- a CDS encoding agmatine deiminase family protein, whose translation MAWRMPPETAPHERTWMAFPCEGVTLGETDAEREAGYRAWTDVALATAEFEPVTMVVDPTETTRARRMLGSAVEIVEAPLDEFWMRDFGPTFVVDDERPGVLGAVDWIFNGWGAPDWANAERSNEIARIVAGLVDAELVSSVLVNEGGGIHVDGEGTVLLTKTVQLGAERNPYADAARVEAEMARTIGATHAIWLPRGLTRDYDRFGTKGHVDIVATIPSPGRLLLHAQRDAAHPDHAVSAELRALLAEETDSAGRRLEIVDLPAPATLRDDEGFVDWSYVNHLVVNDGVVACGFGEERADAEARAILEDAYPGRRVVTVDAREIFARGGGIHCITQQQPALPRDDRPAAQR comes from the coding sequence ATGGCCTGGCGCATGCCCCCGGAGACCGCACCCCACGAGCGGACCTGGATGGCCTTCCCGTGCGAGGGCGTGACCCTCGGCGAGACGGACGCGGAGCGCGAGGCGGGCTACCGCGCGTGGACCGACGTCGCGCTCGCGACGGCCGAGTTCGAGCCCGTGACGATGGTCGTCGACCCCACCGAGACGACGCGCGCACGGCGCATGCTCGGCTCCGCGGTCGAGATCGTCGAGGCGCCGCTCGACGAGTTCTGGATGCGCGACTTCGGGCCGACGTTCGTCGTCGACGACGAGCGCCCGGGCGTGCTCGGCGCCGTCGACTGGATCTTCAACGGCTGGGGCGCCCCGGACTGGGCGAACGCCGAGCGCTCGAACGAGATCGCCCGCATCGTCGCGGGGCTCGTCGACGCCGAGCTCGTCTCGTCGGTGCTCGTCAACGAGGGCGGCGGCATCCACGTCGACGGCGAGGGCACCGTGCTGCTCACGAAGACCGTGCAGCTCGGCGCCGAGCGGAACCCCTACGCCGACGCCGCGCGGGTCGAGGCGGAGATGGCGCGGACGATCGGCGCGACCCACGCGATCTGGCTGCCGCGCGGCCTCACGCGCGACTACGACCGCTTCGGCACGAAGGGGCACGTCGACATCGTCGCGACCATCCCCTCGCCCGGCAGGCTGCTGCTGCACGCGCAGCGCGACGCCGCGCATCCCGACCATGCCGTGAGCGCCGAGCTGCGCGCCCTGCTCGCCGAGGAGACGGACTCCGCCGGCCGCAGGCTCGAGATCGTCGACCTCCCCGCTCCCGCGACGCTCCGCGACGACGAGGGCTTCGTCGACTGGTCGTACGTCAACCACCTCGTCGTGAACGACGGCGTCGTCGCGTGCGGGTTCGGCGAGGAGCGCGCCGACGCCGAGGCGCGCGCCATCCTCGAGGACGCATACCCCGGCCGCCGGGTCGTGACCGTCGACGCGCGCGAGATCTTCGCGCGCGGCGGCGGCATCCACTGCATCACGCAGCAGCAGCCCGCGCTCCCGCGCGACGACCGCCCGGCGGCGCAGCGATGA
- a CDS encoding TetR/AcrR family transcriptional regulator: MAPDDRPRRTRKSAGERAAEILDAATGLARAEGLAALTVRAVAERAGVTQGLVAHYFPSVHELVARVYRDVVGAEVAEVRDVVAAAGSPADRIRALLETVLDGSRDEVTVLWVEGWALGRANPALAVAVREQMDAWHALLATTIAEGVAAGALAVDDVDRAAWRVLAFVDGLNAQSLVREDAARPSIADAVASVEAWLRPQAAIDR; the protein is encoded by the coding sequence ATGGCACCCGACGACCGCCCCCGCCGCACCCGCAAGTCGGCGGGCGAGCGCGCCGCCGAGATCCTCGACGCGGCCACCGGGCTCGCGCGTGCGGAGGGGCTCGCCGCGCTGACGGTCCGCGCGGTCGCCGAGCGCGCGGGCGTGACGCAGGGGCTCGTCGCCCACTACTTCCCCTCCGTGCACGAGCTCGTCGCGCGCGTCTACCGCGACGTCGTCGGCGCCGAGGTCGCCGAGGTGCGCGACGTCGTCGCCGCAGCCGGATCGCCCGCCGATCGCATCCGCGCCCTGCTCGAGACGGTCCTCGACGGCTCGCGCGACGAGGTGACGGTGCTCTGGGTGGAGGGATGGGCGCTCGGCCGCGCCAATCCCGCGCTCGCGGTGGCCGTGCGCGAGCAGATGGATGCGTGGCACGCGCTCCTCGCGACGACGATCGCCGAGGGCGTCGCGGCGGGCGCGCTCGCGGTCGACGACGTCGACCGCGCCGCGTGGCGCGTGCTCGCGTTCGTCGACGGCCTCAACGCGCAGTCGCTCGTGCGCGAGGACGCAGCGCGGCCGTCGATCGCCGACGCCGTCGCGTCGGTGGAGGCGTGGTTGCGGCCGCAGGCGGCGATCGATCGTTGA